Proteins from a genomic interval of Odontesthes bonariensis isolate fOdoBon6 chromosome 7, fOdoBon6.hap1, whole genome shotgun sequence:
- the irf7 gene encoding interferon regulatory factor 7 isoform X1, with protein MFPVMFPVSPPKPQFASWLIEQVETGQYTGLCYVAQNKLRVPWKHNSRKDCNDEDSKIFRAWAVASGKINEYPNDKARWKTNFRCALNALSMRFKMIKDDSKNLDDPHKIYEINNTGCKAVDNYECPPTQHSQEDSDMTPDIYSSPIEEFPPGHECNLLNEFMALDIGTQPTGEQLWADGYVQQNQAVLGSYPPTAENLAQLLPEDQPAYIDVNPTPVFDVAPQPSLYDLEISIHYRKREVLQTTLTTNRLQLHYNQEVPDFSPHNICFPSTKDLLDHKQIEYTNRILNSIQRGLFLEVQDTGIYAWRQDRCHVFASTSDPSVAHPNPQKLPQNTRVELLNFVKYVDELRQFKENNGRSPEYTINMCFGEKFPDGKHLEKKLIVVKVVPRICRYFHDMAQMEGASSLHSCNVSLQISHNSLFDLINSVFILPTAEEPLAATIPYTNLF; from the exons ATGTTCCCTGTCATGTTCCCTGTCAGCCCTCCCAAACCTCAGTTTGCCAGCTGGCTCATAGAGCAAGTGGAAACGGGACAGTACACGGGCCTGTGCTATGTGGCGCAAAACAAGCTCAGAGTTCCCTGGAAGCACAACTCCAGAAAGGACTGCAACGACGAGGACAGCAAAATATTCCGG GCCTGGGCAGTGGCCAGCGGAAAGATCAACGAGTACCCCAATGACAAGGCCAGGTGGAAAACCAACTTCCGCTGCGCTCTGAATGCGCTCTCCATGCGCTTCAAGATGATAAAGGATGATTCCAAAAATCTCGACGACCCCCATAAAATCTACGAGATTAACAACACAGGGTGCAAGGCTGTTG ACAACTATGAGTGCCCACCAACTCAACACTCCCAGGAGGATTCTGACATGACTCCAGATATCTACAGCTCTCCCATAGAGGAGTTCCCCCCAGGACATGAG tGCAATCTGCTTAATGAATTCATGGCCTTGGATATTGGCACCCAACCAACAG GGGAGCAACTTTGGGCAGATGGCTATGTCCAGCAAAACCAAGCCGTCCTTGGAAGCTATCCACCTACAGCTGAGAACCTCGCACAGCTATTACCAGAGGATCAGCCAGCCTACATTGACG TAAATCCTACCCCAGTCTTCGATGTAGCTCCACAGCCAAGTCTCTATGACCTGGAGATCTCCATCCACTACAGGAAAAGAGAGGTGCTACAGACGACGTTGACCACCAACCGCCTTCAGCTCCACTACAACCAAGAAGTCCCTGACTTCAGTCCCCATAATATCTGCTTTCCCTCCACTAAGGATCTGCTGGACCACAAACAG ATTGAATATACCAACCGCATACTTAACAGCATCCAGCGCGGCCTGTTCCTGGAGGTACAAGATACTGGTATCTATGCTTGGAGGCAGGACAGATGTCACGTGTTTGCCAGCACCAGTGACCCCAGCGTGGCTCATCCAAACCCCCAAAAGTTGCCCCAAAACACCAGGGTGGAGCTCCTCAACTTTGTAAAGTATGTGGATG aGCTAAGACAGTTTAAGGAGAACAATGGTCGCTCTCCTGAGTACACCATCAACATGTGTTTTGGAGAAAAGTTTCCTGACGGAAAACATTTGGAAAAGAAGCTCATCGTAGTAAAA GTGGTGCCGCGAATCTGTCGATATTTTCATGACATGGCCCAGATGGAGGGGGCTTCTTCTCTTCACAGCTGCAATGTCAGCCTTCAGATTTCCCACAACAGCCTCTTTGATCTCATCAACTCTGTGTTTATTCTGCCAACAGCTGAAGAGCCGCTTGCAGCTACCATACCATACACCAATCTATTTTGA
- the irf7 gene encoding interferon regulatory factor 7 isoform X2 translates to MQSPPKPQFASWLIEQVETGQYTGLCYVAQNKLRVPWKHNSRKDCNDEDSKIFRAWAVASGKINEYPNDKARWKTNFRCALNALSMRFKMIKDDSKNLDDPHKIYEINNTGCKAVDNYECPPTQHSQEDSDMTPDIYSSPIEEFPPGHECNLLNEFMALDIGTQPTGEQLWADGYVQQNQAVLGSYPPTAENLAQLLPEDQPAYIDVNPTPVFDVAPQPSLYDLEISIHYRKREVLQTTLTTNRLQLHYNQEVPDFSPHNICFPSTKDLLDHKQIEYTNRILNSIQRGLFLEVQDTGIYAWRQDRCHVFASTSDPSVAHPNPQKLPQNTRVELLNFVKYVDELRQFKENNGRSPEYTINMCFGEKFPDGKHLEKKLIVVKVVPRICRYFHDMAQMEGASSLHSCNVSLQISHNSLFDLINSVFILPTAEEPLAATIPYTNLF, encoded by the exons ATGCAAAG CCCTCCCAAACCTCAGTTTGCCAGCTGGCTCATAGAGCAAGTGGAAACGGGACAGTACACGGGCCTGTGCTATGTGGCGCAAAACAAGCTCAGAGTTCCCTGGAAGCACAACTCCAGAAAGGACTGCAACGACGAGGACAGCAAAATATTCCGG GCCTGGGCAGTGGCCAGCGGAAAGATCAACGAGTACCCCAATGACAAGGCCAGGTGGAAAACCAACTTCCGCTGCGCTCTGAATGCGCTCTCCATGCGCTTCAAGATGATAAAGGATGATTCCAAAAATCTCGACGACCCCCATAAAATCTACGAGATTAACAACACAGGGTGCAAGGCTGTTG ACAACTATGAGTGCCCACCAACTCAACACTCCCAGGAGGATTCTGACATGACTCCAGATATCTACAGCTCTCCCATAGAGGAGTTCCCCCCAGGACATGAG tGCAATCTGCTTAATGAATTCATGGCCTTGGATATTGGCACCCAACCAACAG GGGAGCAACTTTGGGCAGATGGCTATGTCCAGCAAAACCAAGCCGTCCTTGGAAGCTATCCACCTACAGCTGAGAACCTCGCACAGCTATTACCAGAGGATCAGCCAGCCTACATTGACG TAAATCCTACCCCAGTCTTCGATGTAGCTCCACAGCCAAGTCTCTATGACCTGGAGATCTCCATCCACTACAGGAAAAGAGAGGTGCTACAGACGACGTTGACCACCAACCGCCTTCAGCTCCACTACAACCAAGAAGTCCCTGACTTCAGTCCCCATAATATCTGCTTTCCCTCCACTAAGGATCTGCTGGACCACAAACAG ATTGAATATACCAACCGCATACTTAACAGCATCCAGCGCGGCCTGTTCCTGGAGGTACAAGATACTGGTATCTATGCTTGGAGGCAGGACAGATGTCACGTGTTTGCCAGCACCAGTGACCCCAGCGTGGCTCATCCAAACCCCCAAAAGTTGCCCCAAAACACCAGGGTGGAGCTCCTCAACTTTGTAAAGTATGTGGATG aGCTAAGACAGTTTAAGGAGAACAATGGTCGCTCTCCTGAGTACACCATCAACATGTGTTTTGGAGAAAAGTTTCCTGACGGAAAACATTTGGAAAAGAAGCTCATCGTAGTAAAA GTGGTGCCGCGAATCTGTCGATATTTTCATGACATGGCCCAGATGGAGGGGGCTTCTTCTCTTCACAGCTGCAATGTCAGCCTTCAGATTTCCCACAACAGCCTCTTTGATCTCATCAACTCTGTGTTTATTCTGCCAACAGCTGAAGAGCCGCTTGCAGCTACCATACCATACACCAATCTATTTTGA
- the ascl1b gene encoding achaete-scute homolog 1b, whose translation METTTITTTQTAFTFGLSERCASISLHAPAQDADPAVQANTSAAGYQSKTKVLKRQRSSSPELLRCKRRLSFNGLGYSIPQQQPVAVARRNERERNRVKQVNMGFQTLRQHVPNGAANKKMSKVETLRSAVEYIRALQQLLDEHDAVSAAFQCGLPSPTISNSYSADPESPHSTYSSDEGGYEPLSSEEQELLDFTTWFDRY comes from the coding sequence ATGGAAACtaccaccatcaccaccacgCAGACAGCATTCACCTTTGGACTAAGTGAAAGATGCGCAAGCATCAGCCTGCACGCGCCGGCCCAGGACGCAGATCCTGCTGTCCAAGCAAACACCAGCGCAGCCGGCTACCAAAGTAAGACCAAAGTGCTGAAGAGACAGCGCTCCAGCTCGCCGGAGCTCCTGCGCTGCAAGCGGCGTCTGAGCTTCAACGGTCTCGGCTACTCCATCCCACAGCAGCAGCCCGTGGCCGTGGCCAGGCGAAACGAAAGGGAGAGGAACCGGGTCAAACAAGTCAACATGGGTTTCCAGACGCTTCGTCAGCATGTGCCAAACGGCGCCGCGAACAAGAAGATGAGCAAAGTGGAGACGCTGAGGTCTGCGGTGGAGTACATCAGAGCTTTACAACAACTTCTTGATGAGCATGACGCGGTGTCGGCTGCATTCCAATGCGGGCTGCCATCCCCAACCATCTCAAACAGCTACTCCGCTGACCCGGAGTCACCTCACTCCACCTACTCATCAGATGAAGGCGGCTATGAGCCTCTGAGCTCCGAGGAGCAGGAACTGTTGGACTTTACAACCTGGTTTGACAGGTACTGA